The following coding sequences lie in one Peromyscus maniculatus bairdii isolate BWxNUB_F1_BW_parent chromosome 3, HU_Pman_BW_mat_3.1, whole genome shotgun sequence genomic window:
- the LOC102920927 gene encoding calcyclin-binding protein, translating to MASTLEELQKDLEEVKVLLEKTTRKRVRDTLTSEKSKIETEMKNKMQQKSQKKPELDNEKPAAVVAPLTTGYTVKISNYGWDQSDKFVKIYITLTGVHQVPTENVQVHFTERSFDLLVKNLNGKNYSMIVNNLLKPISVESSSKKVKTDTVIILCRKKAENTRWDYLTQVEKECKEKEKPSYDAETDPSEGLMNVLKKIYEDGDDDMKRTINKAWVESREKQAREDTEF from the coding sequence ATGGCTTCCACTTTGGAGGAGTTGCAGAAAGACCTAGAAGAGGTCAAAGTGTTGCTGGAAAAGACCACTAGGAAGAGAGTGCGTGATACTCTTACAAGTGAAAAATCCAAGATTGAGACAGAAATGAAGAACAAGATGCAGCAGAAATCACAGAAGAAACCAGAACTTGATAATGAAAAGCCAGCTGCTGTGGTTGCTCCTCTTACAACAGGATACACTGTGAAAATCAGTAATTATGGATGGGATCAGTCAGATAAGTTTGTGAAAATCTACATTACCTTAACTGGAGTTCATCAGGTTCCCACTGAGAATGTGCAGGTACACTTCACAGAGAGGTCATTTGATCTTTTGGTAAAAAATCTCAATGGCAAGAATTACTCCATGATTGTGAACAATCTTTTGAAACCCATCTCTGTGGAAAGCAGCTCAAAAAAAGTCAAGACTGATACAGTAATCATCTTAtgtagaaagaaagcagaaaacacaCGATGGGACTACTTAACTCAGGTGGAAAAAGaatgcaaagagaaagaaaagccttCCTACGACGCTGAAACAGATCCCAGTGAGGGATTAATGAATGTTCTAAAGAAAATTTATGAAGATGGAGATGATGACATGAAGCGAACCATTAATAAAGCGTGGGTGGAATCTAGAGAGAAGCAAGCCAGAGAAGACACGGAATTTTGA